A stretch of Schaalia odontolytica DNA encodes these proteins:
- a CDS encoding diacylglycerol/lipid kinase family protein, translating to MDAIYWALAASAGAGAIGVARLATAITRRHRRRKALDVPASVDDPTRGRPRPWIIMNPSKHENPQAFKDRINRKAKELGIDHVHWRETTREDPGTGQAVRALEEGATVVIAAGGDGTVRAVAAGMAGSGVRMGIIPVGTGNVLAGNLSVPDDPEEALAVALDRNHRAVDLAWVRVEDVTQESTQPAEGGLRLAARTALHPEASAADQGAPASSMEPRADEYACLVVAGMGYDGATMADTNPELKKRIGWIAYVWAGLGAMGVPRMKARLTLRSPAARVADPLGVGDQIAGEALDEAASESPEPLRSPADEITRVEARSVMFANAGEMKMLVLAPDAELSDGLIDVIAVDAHAGLLGWADVTWKMLGQLIGLRPINLPVSTGKVAFRQAKGASVTAEQAQVCQVDGDAIGLAHTMHIRMQAGALDIAVPVERTWMELLPG from the coding sequence ATGGACGCAATTTACTGGGCACTCGCAGCCTCCGCCGGAGCCGGAGCCATCGGAGTCGCGCGTCTGGCAACCGCCATCACCCGCCGGCATCGTCGCCGCAAGGCCCTCGACGTCCCCGCGTCGGTGGACGACCCGACGCGCGGACGGCCGCGTCCCTGGATCATCATGAATCCCTCCAAGCACGAGAATCCACAGGCCTTCAAGGACCGCATCAACCGCAAGGCCAAGGAACTCGGCATCGACCACGTGCACTGGCGTGAAACCACCCGCGAAGACCCGGGCACCGGGCAGGCCGTGCGTGCCCTCGAGGAAGGCGCCACCGTCGTGATCGCCGCAGGCGGAGACGGGACCGTGCGCGCCGTCGCAGCCGGCATGGCAGGATCCGGCGTCCGCATGGGCATCATCCCCGTGGGCACCGGCAACGTCCTGGCCGGAAACCTCTCCGTCCCCGATGACCCCGAAGAGGCCCTCGCCGTCGCGCTCGACCGCAACCACCGCGCCGTCGACCTGGCGTGGGTACGCGTCGAAGACGTCACCCAGGAGTCCACTCAGCCCGCCGAGGGCGGACTGCGCCTCGCCGCACGCACCGCGCTACACCCCGAAGCCAGCGCTGCGGACCAGGGCGCCCCGGCCTCGTCGATGGAGCCGCGCGCGGACGAGTACGCGTGCCTCGTCGTCGCGGGCATGGGCTACGACGGCGCAACGATGGCGGACACGAACCCCGAACTGAAGAAGCGCATCGGATGGATCGCCTACGTGTGGGCCGGCCTGGGCGCGATGGGCGTTCCGCGCATGAAGGCGCGCCTGACCCTGCGCTCCCCCGCCGCTCGAGTGGCAGACCCCCTCGGCGTCGGCGACCAAATCGCGGGAGAAGCCCTGGACGAGGCCGCCTCGGAGAGCCCGGAACCCCTGCGCTCACCCGCGGATGAGATCACCCGCGTCGAAGCCCGGTCCGTCATGTTCGCGAACGCCGGAGAGATGAAGATGCTGGTCCTCGCGCCCGACGCGGAGCTGTCGGACGGCCTCATCGACGTCATCGCGGTCGACGCGCACGCCGGCCTACTCGGCTGGGCGGACGTGACCTGGAAGATGCTCGGCCAGCTCATCGGCCTGCGCCCCATCAACCTGCCCGTATCGACCGGCAAGGTCGCGTTCCGCCAGGCGAAGGGAGCGTCCGTCACGGCCGAACAGGCCCAGGTGTGCCAGGTGGATGGCGACGCGATCGGCCTCGCCCACACCATGCACATTCGCATGCAGGCGGGCGCCCTCGACATCGCCGTGCCCGTGGAGCGCACGTGGATGGAGCTGCTGCCCGGCTGA
- a CDS encoding HAD hydrolase family protein produces the protein MSQERFLTVPSTGEVARPFEDLLDEASAALPADFPTSAGQVLVALDIDGTILTPAGATPRVLEGIHGLAAAGAQVLIASGRALEGVIPVLDALEFTDGWALCNNGATLVRVSGGACEIVEERTFVPGPILEEIAAAVPGSVFASMPHPDILLSAPFPNNEIEGSDHRIVSMEELASTPTPKIVVRAADMDREEFDRILSSLDVSRTHEVFVGWTSWADIEPLGVTKASGLESLRQRLGLPACGTVAVGDGTNDIAMIEWAAFGVAMGGASDEVRAHADHVTAAVENDGAAAVMHGIMRRCGVAAR, from the coding sequence ATGAGCCAAGAGCGCTTCCTGACGGTCCCCTCCACCGGGGAAGTCGCTCGCCCCTTCGAGGATCTTCTCGACGAGGCCTCGGCCGCCCTGCCCGCCGACTTTCCGACGTCGGCGGGCCAGGTCCTGGTCGCGCTCGACATCGACGGCACGATCCTCACCCCCGCGGGGGCGACTCCGCGCGTGCTCGAGGGGATCCACGGCCTCGCCGCCGCGGGTGCCCAGGTGCTCATCGCCTCGGGCCGCGCGCTCGAGGGCGTGATTCCCGTTCTCGATGCCCTGGAGTTCACGGACGGGTGGGCGCTGTGCAATAACGGCGCGACCCTCGTGCGCGTGAGCGGCGGGGCGTGCGAGATCGTCGAGGAGCGCACCTTCGTGCCCGGTCCGATCCTGGAGGAGATCGCCGCGGCCGTGCCCGGCTCGGTGTTCGCATCGATGCCGCACCCCGACATCCTGCTGTCCGCTCCCTTCCCGAACAACGAGATCGAGGGGAGCGATCATCGCATCGTGTCGATGGAGGAGCTTGCCTCCACGCCCACGCCGAAGATCGTCGTGCGCGCCGCCGACATGGATCGCGAGGAGTTCGATCGGATCCTGTCGTCCCTGGACGTGTCACGCACGCACGAGGTGTTCGTCGGCTGGACGTCCTGGGCGGACATCGAGCCCCTCGGCGTGACCAAGGCCAGTGGCCTGGAGTCTCTCCGTCAGCGTCTCGGACTTCCCGCGTGCGGGACCGTCGCCGTTGGTGACGGAACGAACGACATTGCGATGATCGAGTGGGCGGCTTTCGGCGTCGCCATGGGTGGGGCCTCCGACGAGGTGCGCGCCCACGCCGACCATGTGACGGCCGCCGTCGAAAACGATGGCGCCGCCGCGGTCATGCACGGCATCATGCGCCGCTGCGGGGTTGCGGCCCGCTGA
- the serS gene encoding serine--tRNA ligase: protein MIDVRALRENPEPARASQRARGANPGLVDEIIAADAARREALQAFETLRATQKEVSKSVGRASKEERPAILAQAKELAEQVKAAEAAANAADAEADRLARLLPNLVVDGVPVGGEDDFVVLRHEGPAPRDFAAEGFEPQDHLALGEGLDAIDTKRGAKVSGARFYYLKGIGARLELALMTMAMDQALANGFVPMMTPTLVTPQVMGGTGFLNEHSDEIYYLPADDLYLTGTSEVALAGYHADEILDLSDGPKRYMGWSTCYRREAGSAGKDTRGIIRVHQFNKAEMFSYCRPEDAAEEHQRFLAWEEEMLAKVELPYRVIDTAAGDLGTSAARKFDCEAWLPTQERYMEVTSTSNCTTFQARRLGIRERREDGMTAVATLNGTLATTRWIVAFLENHQQADGSIYVPEALRPYLGGLEVLSPVAR from the coding sequence ATGATTGATGTGCGTGCCCTGCGTGAAAACCCCGAACCCGCCCGCGCCTCCCAGCGTGCCCGCGGAGCGAACCCCGGCCTCGTCGATGAGATCATCGCGGCCGATGCCGCCCGCCGCGAGGCCCTGCAGGCTTTCGAGACGCTGCGAGCCACCCAAAAAGAGGTCTCCAAGTCCGTGGGCCGCGCCTCCAAGGAGGAGCGGCCGGCGATCCTGGCTCAGGCCAAGGAGCTTGCCGAGCAGGTGAAGGCCGCTGAGGCCGCCGCGAACGCCGCCGACGCCGAGGCCGACCGCCTCGCGCGCCTCCTGCCCAACCTGGTCGTCGACGGCGTGCCCGTCGGTGGCGAGGACGACTTCGTGGTTCTGCGCCACGAGGGCCCCGCGCCCCGCGACTTCGCGGCCGAGGGTTTCGAGCCCCAGGACCACCTCGCGCTCGGCGAGGGCCTGGACGCGATCGACACCAAGCGCGGCGCGAAGGTTTCCGGCGCGCGCTTCTACTACCTCAAGGGCATCGGCGCCCGCCTCGAGCTGGCCCTCATGACGATGGCCATGGACCAGGCGCTCGCCAATGGCTTCGTCCCGATGATGACCCCGACCCTCGTGACCCCGCAGGTCATGGGTGGCACCGGCTTCCTCAACGAGCACTCCGACGAGATCTACTACCTGCCCGCCGACGACCTGTACCTGACGGGCACGTCCGAGGTGGCCCTCGCCGGCTACCACGCCGACGAGATCCTCGACCTGTCGGATGGCCCCAAGCGCTACATGGGCTGGTCCACCTGCTACCGCCGCGAGGCCGGCTCCGCGGGCAAGGACACGCGCGGCATCATTCGCGTCCACCAGTTCAACAAGGCCGAGATGTTCAGCTACTGCCGCCCCGAGGACGCCGCCGAGGAGCACCAGCGCTTCCTCGCGTGGGAAGAGGAGATGCTCGCCAAGGTCGAGCTGCCCTACCGCGTCATTGACACGGCCGCCGGCGACCTGGGAACCTCCGCCGCCCGCAAGTTCGACTGCGAGGCGTGGCTGCCCACCCAGGAGCGCTACATGGAGGTCACCTCGACCTCGAACTGCACGACGTTCCAGGCGCGCCGCCTCGGCATTCGCGAGCGTCGCGAGGACGGCATGACCGCGGTCGCCACCCTCAACGGCACCCTGGCCACGACCCGCTGGATCGTCGCCTTCCTGGAGAATCACCAGCAGGCGGACGGCTCGATTTACGTGCCCGAGGCCCTGCGTCCCTACCTGGGTGGACTCGAGGTTCTGAGCCCGGTCGCTCGATGA